A window of Halomonas sp. GFAJ-1 contains these coding sequences:
- a CDS encoding TetR family transcriptional regulator, translating into MKNTATRDKLIETGAALIAQQGYNATGINAVLKTCGVPKGSFYHYFSSKEDFGLAVIERFANEYDENLAALLEDSTLPPLERLRRYFATGRAHMRECDHTTGCLIGNLGQELSGQSDTFRDALNLVFQRWEKRLVTCLRDAQAEGVVNTTIPPEALASFVLSGWEGAILRAKTLKSVAPMEHFEAILFEQVLKADSPVSA; encoded by the coding sequence ATAAAAAACACCGCTACCCGCGATAAGTTAATAGAGACTGGCGCTGCACTCATTGCCCAACAAGGGTATAACGCGACAGGTATCAATGCCGTTCTAAAAACCTGCGGTGTGCCCAAGGGCTCGTTTTATCACTACTTCTCCAGCAAAGAAGATTTTGGCTTGGCGGTCATAGAGCGCTTTGCTAATGAGTACGATGAAAACTTGGCCGCGCTGCTTGAAGATTCGACCCTGCCGCCCCTAGAGCGCTTGCGCCGCTACTTTGCCACTGGCCGCGCACACATGCGTGAATGCGACCATACAACCGGCTGTTTGATTGGCAACCTGGGTCAAGAGCTTTCCGGCCAGAGCGATACCTTCCGCGATGCGCTGAACCTTGTGTTCCAGCGCTGGGAGAAACGCCTTGTCACCTGCTTACGCGATGCCCAAGCCGAGGGCGTGGTGAATACCACTATCCCCCCAGAAGCCCTGGCGAGTTTTGTGCTTTCTGGCTGGGAGGGCGCTATTCTTCGCGCTAAAACGCTCAAATCCGTCGCGCCTATGGAGCATTTCGAAGCGATTTTGTTCGAGCAGGTATTAAAGGCGGATTCGCCCGTCAGCGCTTAA
- a CDS encoding alpha/beta hydrolase — protein sequence MFKGFEKRTRHVNGTEIAFRIGGSGPGLLLLHGHPQTHVIWHKVAAILAQHFTVIAADLRGYGDSAKPDDDPEHLNYAKRTMANDMAALMSALGVERFNVLAHDRGARVAHRLGVDHAERVERMVLLDIAPTLAMYRGTNEAFARAYWHWFFLIRPQPLPEMLINSDPACYLKSVMGARSAGMAPFALEALAEYERCLSLPGAATGICGDYRASASIDLTHDQADIDAGIKLTCPLKVMWGRDGAIEACFDALAEWRKVATQVEGKALPCGHYIAEEIPDTLLDEALPFLLQPH from the coding sequence ATGTTTAAAGGGTTTGAGAAGCGCACGCGCCACGTTAACGGCACTGAAATCGCCTTTCGTATAGGTGGTAGCGGCCCTGGGCTACTGCTGCTTCATGGCCATCCGCAAACCCACGTTATTTGGCATAAAGTGGCGGCTATCTTGGCCCAGCACTTTACCGTTATTGCGGCAGACCTACGCGGTTACGGCGATAGTGCTAAACCCGACGACGACCCTGAACACCTCAACTACGCCAAGCGCACTATGGCCAACGACATGGCCGCGTTAATGAGTGCGTTGGGGGTTGAGCGCTTTAACGTACTGGCCCATGACCGCGGGGCGAGGGTGGCCCACCGCCTGGGGGTAGATCACGCGGAGCGCGTTGAGCGCATGGTGCTGTTGGATATTGCCCCAACCCTTGCCATGTATCGCGGCACTAACGAGGCCTTTGCCCGCGCCTACTGGCACTGGTTTTTTCTAATTCGCCCCCAGCCACTGCCAGAAATGCTGATTAACAGCGACCCCGCCTGCTACCTTAAAAGCGTGATGGGCGCTCGCAGTGCGGGCATGGCGCCTTTCGCCTTAGAAGCGCTCGCGGAGTACGAGCGCTGCCTCTCGCTTCCCGGCGCCGCCACGGGTATTTGCGGCGATTACCGCGCCAGCGCCAGTATTGATTTGACCCACGACCAAGCGGACATCGACGCAGGCATTAAGCTTACTTGCCCTTTAAAAGTCATGTGGGGCAGAGATGGCGCGATAGAGGCGTGTTTCGATGCGCTTGCTGAATGGCGCAAAGTAGCCACTCAGGTTGAAGGCAAAGCACTTCCCTGTGGCCACTACATCGCCGAAGAAATACCCGATACCTTGCTGGATGAGGCGCTGCCGTTTCTACTGCAGCCTCATTAG
- a CDS encoding exodeoxyribonuclease VII large subunit: MTASNSAIFSVSELNLKARKALERDMGEVWVEGELSNVSRPASGHIYFTLKDDRAQVRCALFRQRARFVAAPMRDGDQVKLRGRVSLFEPRGDYQLIAEAVQAAGLGELLAAYERLKAQLEGEGVFANTRPLPFPPRKILILSSASGAAIRDVLAVLEARWPLVDVTLIPVPVQGADAAPAMISALGLLNRQPRLDPELDVVLITRGGGSLEDLWAFNNEHLARAIFHSRLPVMSAVGHEVDVTLADFAADMRAPTPSAAAERLVPDQNTLKRQLEQAASRLHRAMQARLERDSQRLDTLRARLRHPGEQLNHQRQHLTTLTQRLQRAMQQTLTQQKAQVTQLEKRLASQDMARLYHAEQERLNNLQRRLASAMQRALEARQVRLNSTARELNAVSPLAVLGRGYAIAQDEKGHIIRRADDTAPGQKLSLRLGEGKLSVEVKRRYKK, encoded by the coding sequence ATGACCGCCTCAAACAGCGCCATCTTCTCAGTCAGCGAACTCAATCTCAAGGCGCGCAAGGCGCTAGAGCGAGACATGGGTGAGGTATGGGTCGAAGGCGAGCTTTCTAACGTATCCCGGCCCGCCTCAGGGCATATCTACTTCACGTTAAAAGACGATCGTGCGCAGGTTCGTTGCGCGCTATTTCGCCAGCGGGCGCGCTTTGTGGCCGCCCCCATGCGCGATGGCGACCAAGTAAAGCTGCGTGGGCGGGTGTCGTTATTTGAGCCACGGGGCGACTATCAATTAATTGCCGAAGCGGTGCAGGCGGCGGGCCTAGGCGAGCTGCTGGCCGCCTATGAGCGCTTAAAAGCACAGCTGGAAGGGGAAGGTGTGTTCGCAAATACCCGCCCCCTACCCTTTCCGCCCCGCAAAATTTTGATTTTAAGCTCCGCCAGCGGCGCGGCCATTCGCGATGTATTGGCCGTGCTTGAAGCACGCTGGCCGCTGGTGGATGTCACGCTGATTCCCGTGCCTGTTCAGGGGGCTGATGCGGCGCCTGCGATGATTTCTGCCTTGGGGCTATTAAACCGCCAACCACGCTTAGACCCCGAGCTAGATGTGGTGCTGATCACCCGTGGCGGCGGCAGCCTTGAAGACCTGTGGGCGTTTAATAATGAGCACTTGGCGCGGGCGATTTTTCACTCCCGCTTGCCGGTGATGTCGGCGGTGGGCCACGAAGTGGATGTCACCCTAGCGGATTTTGCGGCGGATATGCGCGCCCCAACCCCTTCCGCCGCCGCCGAACGCTTAGTGCCTGACCAAAACACACTGAAGCGCCAGCTGGAACAGGCAGCAAGCCGCCTGCACCGCGCTATGCAGGCCCGCCTAGAGCGGGATAGCCAGCGCCTAGATACCCTGCGTGCTCGCCTGCGCCACCCTGGGGAGCAGCTCAACCATCAGCGGCAGCACTTAACTACCCTCACCCAGCGTTTGCAGCGCGCCATGCAGCAAACGCTCACCCAGCAAAAAGCCCAGGTAACCCAACTGGAAAAGCGTTTAGCCAGCCAGGACATGGCACGGCTATACCACGCTGAGCAGGAACGCCTCAATAACCTACAACGCCGTTTGGCCAGTGCGATGCAGCGTGCCTTAGAAGCACGGCAAGTAAGGCTCAATAGCACCGCCCGCGAGCTAAACGCTGTTAGCCCCCTCGCCGTACTGGGGCGCGGCTACGCCATCGCCCAAGACGAAAAAGGCCACATTATTCGCCGTGCAGACGACACCGCACCCGGCCAGAAGCTCTCGCTACGGCTAGGTGAAGGAAAACTCAGCGTGGAAGTAAAACGGCGCTACAAAAAGTAG
- a CDS encoding sodium:phosphate symporter, with translation MSNLGPSTDRPALAREVPREVPAWLRGIYAGLCLYFFLAALNVLGAGLGTFGGDSDVLTRAFAYGENPFIALMAGVLVTMIVQSSSFTSALIVTLVASGEMTLGTAVFAIMGANIGTAVTGVIVALANVRIKRNFRRSFTAAMMHDFFNILTVLVVFPLEWLTGMFHDAGRGIFTRLAAWLAELIGLEEVARPNSPIKVITAPIVDAANWLGATLMPSVAAAGLFVAALGMLLMFAALIFMVQNLRGALLRHMDGLFRTYFFRTDARAYGVGVISTVLVQSSTITSSLMVPLAGAGVVRLRRVLPFMMGANLGTTVTSVLAATANPVAAAMTVALFHVIFNLTGTAVWWPLRVIPLRIATWYGRLAGKQIRYAFLFLIGVFLVVPLVGITLTELFMRLR, from the coding sequence ATGTCGAATCTCGGACCTTCCACCGATCGTCCTGCTCTTGCTCGCGAGGTGCCTCGTGAGGTACCGGCCTGGTTGCGCGGTATTTATGCGGGCTTGTGCCTCTACTTTTTTCTGGCTGCACTCAATGTGCTGGGCGCTGGCCTAGGCACCTTTGGTGGCGATAGTGATGTTTTAACGCGCGCTTTTGCTTATGGTGAAAATCCCTTTATCGCCCTGATGGCCGGGGTGTTAGTCACCATGATCGTGCAGAGTTCGTCATTTACCTCGGCACTGATTGTGACGCTGGTGGCGAGCGGGGAAATGACCCTGGGTACGGCTGTGTTTGCCATTATGGGTGCCAATATTGGCACCGCCGTCACCGGTGTCATCGTGGCGCTGGCGAACGTGCGCATTAAACGCAACTTCCGGCGCTCTTTTACCGCCGCCATGATGCACGACTTCTTCAATATCCTGACGGTGCTAGTGGTCTTCCCGTTGGAGTGGCTAACGGGGATGTTCCACGACGCTGGACGCGGTATCTTCACCCGCCTGGCGGCTTGGCTAGCCGAGCTGATTGGCTTAGAAGAAGTGGCACGCCCCAATAGCCCCATTAAAGTGATCACCGCCCCTATTGTTGATGCCGCTAACTGGCTGGGGGCCACCCTGATGCCCAGCGTGGCGGCTGCAGGGCTTTTTGTGGCAGCGTTAGGCATGTTGCTGATGTTCGCGGCGCTGATCTTTATGGTGCAAAACCTGCGCGGCGCTCTGCTGCGGCACATGGATGGCCTGTTCCGCACCTATTTCTTCCGTACCGATGCCCGTGCTTATGGCGTTGGGGTGATATCTACTGTGCTGGTGCAGTCGAGTACGATTACCAGCAGCTTAATGGTACCCCTTGCAGGGGCGGGCGTTGTACGCCTGCGCCGGGTGCTTCCCTTTATGATGGGGGCTAACCTAGGCACGACCGTAACCAGCGTATTAGCGGCTACGGCTAACCCTGTTGCTGCGGCGATGACGGTGGCGCTGTTTCACGTTATCTTCAACTTAACCGGTACGGCTGTTTGGTGGCCGCTGCGGGTGATTCCGCTGCGTATTGCCACCTGGTATGGCCGCTTGGCGGGTAAACAGATCCGCTATGCCTTCTTA